The Elaeis guineensis isolate ETL-2024a chromosome 14, EG11, whole genome shotgun sequence genomic sequence cactggcttataggtggatcagccgaTCAAGAGCTCATGTTTGGGATAGCCCATCAAAAGTTTATGCCTGAGACAACCTCTCATGGACTTTCGTACATGGGACAgccgccaggagctcatcctgggacagtcttgaaagacttttaagTGAAAATTAATTCGGATGATGATTAAGGTATAGACTTAGTTAGTCTagaaccaaaaagaaaaagattaaagatcatatgataatcaaaagagaaatgaaagacaagacatgaaataattgttgaacaaaaatatttcaccCATTAATATATAATGATGCATCTCCTTTGACAAGACatataatttatagatgtttgaaTTATTCCAGATATTGAACATagaattttatgttttattgtttattcttattttcaaattatattattatatcattgtgatatgagaattcttactagactgtaaagctcacactccatctttttttttcttcttagaattacaggatgctcatgattggctgtgGTATGAATTTGCGGATGAGCAGAcgaataaataaaatatcatgctatctgatcagagaattgaaaaaatttcaattgtaattatgtaaattttactaattattattgaaattaaatattatggacgTTGAGATtgtaagaaattaattttgatcttgcatattctttaagacTTGTTCTAAGGAGTGTGCGATTATTACGTATCCGAATCGGTTGTTAGGTTCGGAGCATGACACTTGAAACACAGAAGATAAGGCAACAAAAAGAGAAATGATACATCAATTAAAGGTGCTTCTCGCAGCAAAATGGACAATAAGTAGAAATTAAACCATTGAGCACCTAAACACATGAAACCCAGCTACGGAGCATGCTCTCACGAAACTCGGCTGCATCTCTCATCACAAGAGATCAGTCAACAGACAAAATCCTCCGCACAGCATTGTATGGCACCAAAAAAATTGCCAGGTACAAAGCAAAACCAATGCCTATATTAAAATTACAAATGTGGTTTACTTTTTCTTGGCTGACCACCTGCTGCTGCATTAGATTGTTTACCAGTACCAAATGAGTACCACCTAACAAATCTGTGGATGAACAACGGCATTGGAGGCATCCCCATCCCACCCACTGGTGGTAGGGCCAGAAAAGGTCCACGCATGCCAGGGGCAATGCAAGAGGCAACAACTGggcatacaaaaaaataaaaaaaagaactcTTGAATCTTAACTGTAACCTACAGGAGGTGCCAACAATAAGACGAAGAATAAGTGGTAAGTATTAAGACATGAAACAAATTACTTTAAAGGCATCTCTATTTACGAGAATATGGTGTAATTGTGTAGATCAACCTGGCTGGGTATCATATGCAACTTTGAAGTTAAGTGTTTGACATGGGACATCTCTGAAGCAAAACAAATaagaatagagggatggtcatTTCCAGAAACCTGTACAGAAAATGTACTACTCCAAGCCAATAATGACagcattaaatataataataataataactgaATAGCATGtgcaggcatcagaattcacaaACAAAACATATGATCACAATTTCACCTTAACCAAAGCAAATGATGCTGCATGTGCTTCAAGGGCCTGGCTATGCTGCTGATACACAGAAGAAAGCTGCAAATTCCTGTTGACCAGTTGCAATCTCTACAACCAAAATTTAGGGGAAAAGAAATATAAAGATTCACCAGCTCTTGCATGATAACTCAATAAGTGCACCTGCTGATAAGTTTTTAAATTCAGAGACAACTCTCACTTTCTAATGCAagcttctcatgaaacatttttctTCGATACTAAAGCTATGAAAATATCTATTGCCTAGTTTAATATGGAAAATGCTATCAAGAAAAGCTTTGCCATAGAGATATGAGAGTTATGCTCCACTTCCATACATTGAACTGGTAGAAGACAAAGCTAAATATCAAGTCCAACATAGACAGTGAAATAGAGGATGATCTAACCTATTGCTAAAAAAAATTGCATATACTGATCAAAATCATcctaattaaaatacaatatataAGAAAATGGCTCACCAAGCCCTCCACTACATGCGAAGATAGCAATGCATGACTTCTGGAAGACCACATTTTTGTCGACCCAAGTATCCGGAATAAATAGGACCAGTAGATTGCTTCTTTATAAAATCTAGAGGACAATGCCTAAATTCTGACACAAGTCCCTTGTGCAACATATGATATGACATCCACTAAATTATGAAGTTCTTTTGGTTGAGATTGTCAAATTGACAAAAGCGCTATCAAAGACAATATGATTGTTCCAACACCAAGGCTGAAGAATGAAAAGAGAGAAACTAAGTAGACCTGTAGACAAGCTTATGTTGCCTTCAAGTCTTGAGCAAGCCACACAGCTTGTACTCTATTTCAAAGATTAGACCCACTGGTACTGGGTGGTATGTTTGATGCAAAAAGCAGTACAAGATTCTACTAGTTTTTTACCATGTCAGTAAGGCTCCACAAATTCTACCCCACATTTGCACCCATTGTCAGTCTTCGTGAATTTTCATTTTTAACATGTGGCAATCATAATTTATGCCACAAATTATTTTGGCACATATTTGTTCCCTGGAAGCAACAAAAGATCCATCAGATTGTTTGCTTCCATGCAGAAATGACCTGAAATTACCCATATCCACACAATACCACCacccaaaaacaaaaacaaaaaagatgagaaaaaagaaagacaGTTTGTATGTAATTTGCTAGATTTAGATATGGTAAAAGTAAATATTCCCTTCCAACCAGCAAGCTTAAGTAAATGCCCTTGTAACCATCACTTTGTACCTCCAACTTATTTCAGATATGATGTGCAACTTGAACAATGGTAGATTTTTATAGATGCAGATAGGGATACAATAAAATGAAATGATGCTGCACAGATCAAGCAGAACTCCTTAATattatcatatcaaaaatattaataCAAAATGTCTATCATACCACCATAAAAACCCATACTATTATGAAATACTGAAACACAGGCCGACGATGATGAAATCAGCATAACTCAGGAGCACCAGGTGAAATTCCAATAAGAACCATCCACTTTCCAGTTGGGTTACACTGATAGTTGATGAtccaattatttttcaaattagcTGTTCCATCAAACGTTTCATGGTCTCTGATTCACCTACATATTTTACATGGAGGCATGCTACTTAATGATAGCAACTCATTAAATATGTAGAACTTATATTGTTCCGGTAGGACACTCTTTTACAGTTTTGAAAATTTGTGATCTCCTCGTCTCATATCATTCCGGTAGGACACTCTTTTCATAGAGCAACACATATGAAAGCTCTAACACCATGCTTACATGTCAACACCCAAATTTTCTCAGGAGCAACACATATGAAAGCTCTAAACCATGTTCTCATCCCACCTAGAAAACTGTATCGCACTGTATGTATGCGATGGAATTGTTGATATGAggtgaaaaaggaaaaaaagcacCAATTAAGTGAACTTTCACAGGTGCACTTTGTGTAAGAAAAACCAAATCAATCGGTACAAAGATCTCCAACAAAGCATCATGTCAGACCATAATATAAAAGATTATCGGTCCGATAATGTTGTGTAGCAAAACACGAAGCAACTCCATTCCCAAGTCCAAAAAATTAGATCACAAAGATAACAAGAAGGACCTTTGAGAGCAAGAATCCTGCTGTTGGGATTAATCAATGCCGAGTCTGCAGTGATAGGGCTCCTTAATGGCTGCATCGGCATGTTCATGTCCATGATAACAACACTGTTCTTAAGAGAAGTCTCCCTATGTCTATTTCTCTGACTCCAGACTTAGAAGCTGGCATCAATGCAAATCAAAGCTAAGAATCAAGAACCAAGAAAAGCTCCAGGAAAAGTTCAAAGTTTAGTTCACGAGCGTTTCGAATCATCCCCTTCGATGGATCTGAACAGATTCCCGATTCCCCAACGAATTCACCGCGGAACAATGGCGAATTGAAGAATCGAGAGTTATGCTTCTCCAGCCTTTTCTCAAATTCGGATATTCGGATCGAATTCAAAATGAAACAAAACCagcaaaacaagaaaaagaaagaaatactaCTGCGAGAAAGAGAACAAATCAAGAAAGGGCGGTACTCACAGTCAGGATCTCCCGCATGGTAATTGGAGAGTTGGCCGCGGCCATGGCTACCATATCGGCAGCCAAACTCTTAACGTTTTCCACGGGGCTAGGGTTCACGCAGTTGCAGGATTCGCGAATTGGACCAGCAGGATCACAACCTGCAGGCTAAGCTAGatgtatatttataaaatatttaaaaaataattttaaagtgGGCCAATCCAAATcggaagaaaaaaattagagcaaattttttctttctcatgcaAGAATGGGTTACGTCTTATATTCTGGAATTCTAGAAATCCTATTTCCAATCCGAGAATCCAATAAAATTATCCAAACCGAGAGTAAAATATCTctctttgtttttcctttttcagTTGTGCCTGATTTATTATTGCTACATGCCAATATGTTGGATTTTTatgtaatctgaaaataaaaatttattaattgagaaaaaaaaaagatgatatttAAATATGGCCATcaacaaaaattaattaaaaaataaatataaaaatcataaataaatgaatTATGAAAACTACAGTAACGACATGATCTAACGTGGATGTGTATCAGTTCATCTATCAGTATCGTCTAATCGATAGATCATTTGTCCATCTCCAATTGATACAATGTTGACCGATTTAATGATTGTGATCATTGACTTTTCACTGAGGGGCAGCTGTCGTAACCTCCACAAACAAGAATAATTTAATAGATGagtattattattgttgttgtgaGCTTTTGAGAAAATGAAATGTATCTAAATTTATTGTATGATCTAGAAATAAATgagaaaaagatataaatttaatattattttattctattttattaataatctaCGCCCATATTAGGTTATTTCTATGTTTACAATACCAAGCCTAttacaataatttttaaaaaaaaggaaagaaatcaagtctattagaaaaaaaaaaggagaaattaaGCCATGACCAAATTCAATGATGACATAATACTACTTACATCATCATACTCATTGATCTAAAATTGAGGTTGGGGCAGCCGATCATCCGCAAGATTGCCCAAATACACTCTTCCTCAAGAAAATCAGATGCATCCAAGTTATCAAGTAGCCGTCGTCATCGTCATATAAAGAGTAACAAATGTAAGCATTTACCAAGACATGAGAAATCCAAGCCCGACCGATGCGCACTAATGGATATGCTTTGCTACTTCTGAGTGCTTGCTAGAGTGCAAGCTCATTTAAACAAGCTTCAGTTATGGGCCGGTTTCCAGGTACCAGCCCACTTTCAGTTGGACCCGACCAAGCCCATCAACCAAATGACATCATGTTGCAAGGTTGTTCAGGGTCTGTCCGGGTCTGAATCCTAAGCCTGATAAGAGGTTTCACAAGGATATATTGCGAGCATCATGGACCAAATCTAAACCTGAGTCCTCTTACAGAGGGACATCTCCTGGATGGCTAACAGTGTTTAAGGTAGTGCATGTGTCTGAAGGTCCACGAAGTTGGTCTTCAACTTAGAAAACAACAGTGATTATCCAACAACATGCTCCACCAGATGAATGAATCTTCTGGACAATTTGATAATTAGCTCAAGTTATAACAAACCTTTTTCAAATAATATCAGTTGGCTTCATGTCATCACATGATTTAAACTGAAATATTTGCTGGCTATGATCAATCACGAAGCTGGGAGTTATTCGTGAACTACCATTGAGGACTTTTCCATAATAATCAGTGAACAATTAAACAATCAAAGTTGTTTGTTGTCCTTGTAGTTGTCGGTGGGTCTTTATTTTCCTCTATGTTCTCTGTCAAAACATCTTTAGTTCACGAGACAGCCATTAAATTTAGCATGCTTTTTCGAAATCCAATAGCTCCTACCTCAGCTAGTTGGTACTCTCTCCCTGTAGAAGAGGTCTCGGGTTCAAACATGTCATATTTCTTATAAAAGTGAGCTTCCATTAGACTAGGTGTCTGCAAATATTGCAGCAACATGGAGTCCATATATATAACAGTTTCATCtaaaataagaataagatcaataAGATAACTTCTGAGtcgaaaaatttataaatattgtgATGTTGATTGACTGCTGAATTTCTTATGGCTGAATGGCTGGCACACTAAGCTGCTTTCAGAACTAGGTTAGTTATAGGCTTGATCTGGATAATCCTGGATTAAAAGGAGAAAAGGGTCATCGGTTATTTTCATTGAATCACCAGGCCAGCAAAAGATTTCTGGCGCATCAAAGAATTTATCAATGCAATTAAAAGAAGTGTGGAAGAACAAAATGCAAAGGAACCCAAGTGAAACCAGAGGAAAGGAAAAAAGTATTGCATTAACCACCACCGTATGTAACAACGAATCACACCAACCAAGAACAAACGCCAAACTTACCCCACCCAAATGCCAACATCCCAAGAGACACTTGCAACAGCCACAATAATAACATCCCAATAGACACTCGTAACAGCCACAATAATAAAAACACCAGCAATGGCAACAACGACAACAATAACAAGTGGAAGCAGAGCATCTCGTTCCATCGGACAGCCCACCCCAACTTGCCTCACCACCATTCCCACTCCATTCCTCCAATTCCCAACCAAAACAATCCAAATATTCCCGGCATATCCCTCCCCCTTCCCGATCCCCCGCCGAACCGGGCTCGCCTGCCGATCTGACCAACTCCCACCCATCGCTCTCCCACCTCACTGCCGTCCTGTCCAAAGCCAATTCCTTCACTCTCGCCCTCCCACGACCCATGACCTCATCATGACTATAACTGGGCCAAGAATTTTCCCCGTTGGAAGAAGCATCGTCGTCGCAGAATTCCAAATCAGCCAAATCGAGTACACTCCTCGGCGACGGCCCGGTGACGTTCGTGTCGTCGTCGGTTAAGAAGGGATGCTGCAGCAATTGCTCGCTGGTCCACCGCTCGGTCGCATCCCTTCTCAAACACTTGTCGAGGAAATCCCGACCGATCTTGGATAGATGATCGGGGAATTCTGGCACCTTATCGCCGAAACCGATCCGGAGCAGAGCGTCCGGTCCGGAATCCTTCCATGGTTGGGCTCCGGTGACCATTTCGATGACCGTGCACCCGAGGGACCAGACATCGGATGCC encodes the following:
- the LOC105057359 gene encoding mitogen-activated protein kinase kinase kinase 18 — translated: MERAGGLSCGNWVRGSSIGKGSFGALSLAMDRSNGQIFAVKSVNLNSSPHPSIKALENEIQILQSLSSPYIVSYLGDDTTQESPTDTCRNLHLEYMPGGTVADLAAKNGPVGEPELRSYTRCVARALHYLHSFAGVVHCDVKGRNVLIGLSRGGAKLADFGSAMRTSGAGKQWKTWGTPLWMAPEVVRGERPTPASDVWSLGCTVIEMVTGAQPWKDSGPDALLRIGFGDKVPEFPDHLSKIGRDFLDKCLRRDATERWTSEQLLQHPFLTDDDTNVTGPSPRSVLDLADLEFCDDDASSNGENSWPSYSHDEVMGRGRARVKELALDRTAVRWESDGWELVRSAGEPGSAGDREGGGICREYLDCFGWELEEWSGNGGEASWGGLSDGTRCSASTCYCCRCCHCWCFYYCGCYECLLGCYYCGCCKCLLGCWHLGGVSLAFVLGWCDSLLHTVVVNAILFSFPLVSLGFLCILFFHTSFNCIDKFFDAPEIFCWPGDSMKITDDPFLLLIQDYPDQAYN
- the LOC105057114 gene encoding uncharacterized protein isoform X1, with protein sequence MVAMAAANSPITMREILTRLQLVNRNLQLSSVYQQHSQALEAHAASFALVKVSGNDHPSILICFASEMSHVKHLTSKLHMIPSQLLPLALPLACVDLFWPYHQWVGWGCLQCRCSSTDLLGGTHLVLVNNLMQQQVVSQEKVNHICNFNIGIGFALYLAIFLVPYNAVRRILSVD
- the LOC105057114 gene encoding uncharacterized protein isoform X2, whose translation is MVAMAAANSPITMREILTRLQLVNRNLQLSSVYQQHSQALEAHAASFALVKVSGNDHPSILICFASEMSHVKHLTSKLHMIPSQVTVKIQEFFFLFFCMPSCCLLHCPWHAWTFSGPTTSGWDGDASNAVVHPQIC